Within the Methanobacterium sp. BRmetb2 genome, the region CCACATCAACTGCAACAATGGCATCGTTACATTGTCCCACATCGATTAGTCGTGGTACTCCTTCTATATCTCCAAGATCAAGGTCATTGAAACGGTACTTACCACAGGCTAAGGTTAGGACCACAACATCTTGGGGTAAGTTTTCTACAAATTCAGTGTAGTATTTGGCATTAGGGTGAGGGGAGTCGCATCCACCTACTAAAATGAATCTTTTTATTTTTCCAGCTTCTACTAATTCTTTAATTTTAGGTGCTAAAGATAGTATGGTTGATGCTCCAAATCCAGTAGTTAAAACTGTATCTCGAGGTTCTTCTTCCAGGTCTCCCAGTTCCAGCGCTTTTTCTATTACTGGTGTAAAATCATAATCTTCTAGGTGTTGAACTCCTGGTAATTCAGCTACGCCGCTGGTAAACATTCTATCTTCGTATTCACTTTTTGGTATTAATACGCAGTTTGATGTTCCAAGTATTGCTACAGGATATTTAGAGAAGGTTTCTCTTTGATCAAACCAGGGTCCTCCTAACTGCCCTACCAAGTGTTTGTACTTTTTCAGTTCAGGATATCCGTGGGCAGGTAATAGTTCTGAATGAGTGTAAACATTTATTCCTTTTCCCTCGGTCTGTTTTAGAAGTTCTTCCAATGCTTTTAGGCTGTGTCCGGTGGCTATTATTCCAGGGCCTTTTACTGCACCTACTGGTACTTCAGTTGGAACTGGCTCGCCATAAGTTTCGATGTGTGCTTTTTTTAGAAGTTGCATGGTTTTTATGTTCATTCTTCCTGCTTCAAGGGCCAGTTCTACAAATTTTTGCGGGTCGAAGTTTACATTAGTTAATGTTGAATAAAATCCTTTTTCCAGAAAGGCATCTATTTCTGGGTCACTATATCCTAATTCTCGGGCGTGGTACAGGTATGCTGATATTCCTTTTATGGCAAATAACAGGTTATCCTGCATGCGAGCCACGGTTGGTACTTTTCCACATACACCTCTAATGGTACATCCAGTGCCTCTTGCAGTTTGGGAGCACTGGTAACAAAACATGTCTAATCCTTCTTTATTCATAATATCTCTCCCTTTTTAATTTTTCAACGAATTAATTTGGATATCCAAGATGTTAATTGTTCGAATCATCTCGAACATTCTATTATCTTCGAACAATACTATAAATAATTTTTGGTTTATCGGCTTTGTTGTTCGACTTATCTCGAACATTCTTATTATGTTAACAGCATTATTTATAAATTATGCTTATTTTGTTCGGCTGATTATGAACATTCTATCTGGATCGAACAATAGTATTTATATGTTTTCAAGATCATAATTTAATAAAAAAATTTTAACTAAGAGAGATAACTAAGAGAGATTCTTCATGAATAGTTCTAATAACGAAAAATATGCTAATAATACCCAAATAGAATTATTTGCTTCATCAACAGGGATAGTCGCTATAAAAAGTCCTATGAGACTTAAAATTTTATCAATGCTTAAAAATAATGAATTAAGCTTTGATCAAATTGTGTCCAATTCGGGTAAAGTCAAGTCAACAGTTTCTAGCCATCTAAAAAAATTGGTAGAAGATGGAATAATTGATTCAAAAAAAGACCCTAAAGATGCTAGGAAAAAGATTTTTTATATAAAATCAGAATATTTAGGAGAATTATCCCAAGTAAATCCATTTAAAGACGAAATTGAAAACTATGTATCCAGTTATCTATCCAAAGACGGCGATCCATTCGAATTTTTTAGACTAATGTTTAAAACCATCAGGATGGGTTTGATCAGTCAAGGGATCAATATTGATCCCATACTTCATGACGCAGGAATAAGAGTAGGAAAAGAACTATACCCACAACTGGCAGATGAAAAATTAGACCAATTTTTAGGGAATATTGCCACATTTTGGGATGATCATAAATTAGGTAGAGTGGAAGTTAAAAATATTAAACCGTTAGAAATCAATGTATATGATTGTTTTGAGTGCAGAGGACTTCCTAACCTGGGTAAACCTGCATGTAGTTTTGATGCAGGAATATTAAAAGCTCTTTTCACGGAATATTTCAAAAATAATGTTCTTGTTGATGAAACCAAGTGTTATGCCATGGGCGATGATCACTGCTGTTTTGTAATCGAATAAATTTAATTTTTTTATTCGTTTAAAATTTTTTTTTCTCTATACAAATATCTTCTTGCCATAATCTAGGATTTTCCTGGATAAAATTGCCCAGCATCAATTTACAATATTCAAGGTCCAGGTTTACTAAATTTACACCATTTCCTTTTAAATAATCCTCAGGACCCCTAAAATTTTCATTTTCGCCAATAACCACTTTTGGAATCTTATATAATAATATGGCCCCGGAACACATTTCACAAGGAGATAAAGTGCTGTACAATGTGCATTGTTGATAATCCTCTGCTTTCAACCTTCCAGCATTTTCAAAACAACTCATTTCTGCATGTAATATAACAGAACTATTTTGAACACGTCTATTGTGTCCCCTACCAATAATTTGACTATTTTTAACCAGTACAGAGCCAATTGGAATTCCACCATTTTTCAGTCCTAATTCAGATTCTTTTATAGCCTCGTCCATAAAATAGAAATCATCTTTTTTCATCTTACTCCTCTCTAAAATGTTCTATTAATTTGAAATTTAGGGATTTTTTGTTGATATTTCATTGATAATAGCTTGATGCATCCTTTTTATAAATTCCATTCGTTCTTCATATTTTAAAACATCCAGGTAACTCTGGGCCACCAGATTAAAGGCAAACGGGGAAGGTATTTTGGTATCAATCTGGTTGATCTCCATTTTACCAGTTTCTATTAATTCCAATACTTTTTTAGCATTTTTAACATCCATATAATCTTCCATAACCTCTCTTCGAGCTTCCTTTAGAATTGAAAAATTTTTATCAATCTCTTTAATAAAACTCAATAATATCTTCCCTTTAACTTGTTGTTTGGATACACTTTTTTCTTTACCTTTATAGCGTCGTAGAATCATTAGAGATCTTCCAGCACAATGCCGAAACCGTCCTGCAAGTGTTTCAGTCTTATCAATGGCTTCAGTCAGTATTTCTTCTATATTTTCTGAGCTGAGTTCACTGAATGATTCAAGACCACCAATTTTCCCTTCAGAGCTGAGATAAAATCCATTATCTGATACAGATATCATCACATCTCTCCTGTATTTTCGGGCGATAATGTAAGCTACAGCTCTAGACAATGCATCGTTCACCCTTCTACCAAAGAGTGTGTGGAAAACCACGAATTTCCGGTTACCGAATCCAGTGTAAAATTCAATAAGCAAATTTTTAAGGCTGGGGATCTGGGCATACAAGTACTGTTCCTGGAAATAATTATAAATGGAGTTGGCTGAGTTGAAATCAACATAAAGGTATTCATGGATAAAATCTATTATTTCTTCTTTAGTTCGCCCATATCTAAATTTACCTTCCATAATTGATCTAAATCTTTGTATTGACACTGCTAAATCAAATGCTAGAGGCAATTGTTCGGAAAACCAGGAAGGTATGGTGGGAGGTCCAGATGAAGGGGTAACATTTACCACCATGCCCCGGGCATAGTTGAAACGATAAATCCGCCCTCCCAGAACAAAGGTGTCACCTTTCCTGAGTTTTTCCATGAAATCTTCCTCGACGCGACCTACAATCTGGTCCTTCCACTTAACTACTGCAGCTGATCGATCAGGAATAGTACCGATGTTGGTAGAATAAAGCATCCTGGCCAATTTTCCCCTTTTTCCAAACATGTTCTGATCATAATCAACCCAGATCTTGGCGTATACATATCTATCCTCCAGACTGGTGTATTCCCCGGCAAGGTAACTCAAGACACTTAGATAATCATTTTCAGTTAAATTTCTAAAACAATAACTGCTCTTTATTAGGTAAAATGCATTGTCTATATCCCATTTGTCCTCGATGGCCATGCCGTAAATGTGCTGGGAGAGAACATCCAGACAGTTTTGGGGAATATTGATCTCATCAATTTTTCCTTCCAATGCATTTTTAAGGATGAGGGAACATTCCACCAGATCATCACGGTCAACCACAATTAAACGGCCCTTAGATTTATCATGAAGCCGGTGTCCACTTCTCCCAATACGCTGTAAGGCCCTTGAAACTGATTTAGGCGAACTTAAAAGAATTACCAGGTCAATGTAACCTATATCTATTCCTAACTCCAGAGAAGTTGATGAAACAACCACCTTCAGCTCACCTTTTTTTAATTTATTTTCTGCTTCCAAACGCAGTTCCTTGGAAAGGGATGAATGATGGGCCATTACATTTTCATCATTGTATCTATCCTCAAATCTATTTTTAAGATTAAAAGAAACGCTTTCTGTTCCACTACGGGTGTTAGTAAATATTAAAGTGGTCTTGTGACTGCTTATTAGATCATCTAAAAGATTATACATAGCAATGTTGGTTTCATTAGGATCAGATTCAATAATGTCCTTTACAGGCGTTAGAACTTTCATGTCCAGCTTTTTTAGGTAATTAACATCCACAATTTTGCATTTACGCACCTTACCATAATCATATCCTACCAAAAACTGGGCAATCTTTTCAAGGGGATGTACCGTGGCACTGAGGCCAATGCGGGTGAACCTTCCGGCAAGATTTTGAAGTCTCTCCAGGCTCAAACTTAAGTGCACTCCCCTCTTGTTATCTGCCAGGGAATGTATTTCGTCTACAATCACGTATTTAACATCTTTTAATTTATCCCGGAATTTAGGAGCACATAAAAGGATAGAAAGAGATTCTGGGGTGGTAATTAAAATGTGGGGTGGCTTTTTAAGCATTAATGATCTCTGGTACTGAGTGGTATCACCAGTACGAACCGCTTTTCTGATTCCCAATTCCCTTCCAGAGATTTCTTCAATTTCAGATAATGGTTTTTCCAGGTTCTTTTCAATATCATTATCCAGAGCTTTAAGTGGAGAGATATAGATACAGTAAACCTTGTCTTCTAATTTTTCTTTTTCTGCCAGAGTTGTTAATTCACTTATAATGGATAAAAAGGCGGTCAGTGTTTTTCCGGAACCAGTGGGGGATGAAATTAAGGTGTTTTCGTTACTGTGAATGTGGGGAATGGCATATTTCTGTGATTCTGAAAAGGTTTCAAAATTATCTTTAAACCATTTTTCAACCCAAGGATGTAATATTTCATAGATTTCCTTATCTGAGTACTTTTTTGTCTGTTTTTCTATCATTTCCATCGATTATGTAAGTTTTTTTATTCAAATTTTCTTTATCATTTACAAAAATAATCAGGATCTTAAGGAGTATTATGGGTAAAAATCGTCATTAAATGATAATATATCTTTTATTTTATTGAAATGAAATATTTCAAAGTTTTCAACGGCAAAAACCTCAAATTCTTGCATTGATTTTAAATCTAAAAAAGGAGAAAGTAGTTTTTCATGCAATATGTCTGATCCTTCGGTTACAAAATTAAATGAAGGCATTACAATCAGTTTTATTTCCTTCCACTCACCCTTCAGGAAGCACTTGATCTTCTCTAAACGCTCTCCACTTCTAAGGCCGATACATGGATGTTCATGACCTATGATTATAATAAAATCTTCGAATTCTTCTGGATTTGGAGGCAGTTTATGACCGTGCATCAACACGTAATTTCCAATAGAATAAGTCTCATGAACTTCAAGATCGCATTTTTTGGCTATGAATCGGGTAAAATTGTCGTGATTCCCTTTTATTAAAATTATTTCCCGGAAATTCTTTTTCAAAAACTCGAGGAAATTCAATACTTCTTTCCATTCCTGCTTACTTATCTTACCAAACTCATGCTTTAAGTCACCATTTATAATAATGGTATTTACCTTTTCCAGATTTATACGGCTAAATATCTCTTCTAAACGAGTTATAATTTTCTCGTACTGAAATTTTGGAACCATTACACCTTCAGCATTTAAGGCCTGTTCATATCCTAAGTGTAGATCAGAAATAATTAAATTATTTTCAATTAAAATGGCCAAATCAATAATCTTGGCATTATATATTTCATCTTTCATAACTTTTCCTAATTTTATTTGATAAGTTGATTTATTATTATTGTTATAAGTTATTGGTGATAGATATTTTTCTGAAGAAATTTAATAAAGATAAATTTTTTTGTAGTGGACATTGATCAATATTATAACACCATAAAAATTGATATAACAAAATAATTAAATTTCATATAAGACAAACTATTAGACAAATAGAACTCAAAATTGATCTTTGTTAGATTACTGTTTTGAATAAAAGTAGATATGATATTAAGGTGTAAAAATGAGTGATTCTAAGGTTATAGATGATAATGAACTTCAAACCCTAATAAATAATCTTAAAAATCCAGATAGTAACGTCAGAAAAGAATCTGTTGACAAGTTAGGTGAAACTAAAGACAAAAGAATTATTGAACCATTAATCTCGGTTCTAAACGATGAAAACCACCAGGTCAGATTTAAAGCTGCAGAATCCCTGGGAGGTATGGGAGAACCAGCAGTTGAACCTCTCATCAAGACCTTAAAAGAATGTGAAGGGGAATCTAAAAGATTTGTTACCTTTGCCCTTAAAAAGATTGGAGATGCCAATGTGGTAGATCACCTAATACAGTCCTTAAATGATGAGGATTGGGGTGTTAGGAAAGTTGCAGCCAGATCTCTTGGAGAGTTAGGAGATAAAAGAGCTGTCGAGCCATTATTTGAAGCTTTAAATGATGAGGATTGGGGTGTGCAGCTTGCTGCTCTTCGTTCTCTTGGTGATTTAGGAGATGAACGGGCCATTGACCCTATTAAAAAAGCCAGAAGAAAAGGTGACAAAGACTTTAAAAAAGCAGCTAACAAGGCATTAAAAAAGATAGGTAAAAAATAATCATTAAAAATTAATGGGGGTTTTTTTAAATGAGTTGTTACATCCGGCATTTAAAGGGTTTTCTATCAGATCTGGGTATTGAGCCACAAAATAAAGAAGAACGTAAAGCAGTAGATCTCTTTATAAGAGAAGCAATAGGTAAAAAAAGCGGCGATAAATGCAACGAGGTATGGAAAGAAGTTAAAACAGTGCTCCAAGATGATTCTAAAAAAGGATTACTGGCCACTCATTTAAAAGACAACTACTAAGTCTAAATTTCACTTTTTAATTAAATGATTTAAGAGTGATTCTAAAAAATGAGCAAGGGGGATAACTTATTAAATATCAAGTGGTTTTTCATTTAGATGAAGATGAAGATTATCGTGCTAATCTCACTTTCAATAATCTTGAAAATCTTTTAGCTGATCTGGGCCATGATGATGTTGAAATTGAATTAGTTACATATGCCCGTGGAGTTAACATCTTAAGAAAAAATTCCGTCTATTCTAATCGGATTGAAAAATTAATCAACATGGGTGTAACTTTTGCTGCCTGCCGTAACACCACCCGAGCCATGAATCTCCAAGAAAAGGATTTGATTGACGGTGTGGTAATTGTAACGTCAGGTATAGGGGAGCTGGTTCATAAACAGGCCCGGGGATGGTTATATGTTCGTCCATGATAAAAATTAAAATAATTACCTCTATCACTATTATCTCGTCAATTAATACCGGTCAAGTAATATATTCACTTCTTCTTCAAATTTAAGATTCTTAAAGAATTCATATTCTGCCTTTTTAACTGCAAGATATGCTTTTGAAAGATTTTCACCCATTGCATCCATAATAATTTTATCTTTCTTAAAATGAGTAATAGCTTCTTTTAGACTGGAAGGAAGAGGTTTAATCTCAGAATTTGTAATATTATCTTTGTTTAAATTAACAGGGTCAACTTGTACCGGCTTTGTCAGTTCTAATTTATTTTCAACTCCATCCAAACCCGCGGCAATAATGGCACCCAATGCCAGGTAAGGATTTGATGATGCATCCAGAGTCTTAACTTCAAAATGCTTAATGGTTTGATCTACTTCAGTTACAACCCTTATAGCTGCTTCCCTATTATCAAAACCCCAACACTGAAAAGCACCACACCAACTTTGAGGCTCTATTCTATGATAAGAATTGGGGATGGGTGTGGTTATGGCCATTAACGACGGTAAGTGATGTATTATACCTGCAATAAATCTCTGAGCAGTATCAGACAATTTTAATTCAGTATTTTTATCATAAAGAACATTTTTACCCTCATTCCAGATACTTAGGTGGAGATGACACCCACTACCGGCCCGGTTCAGATCAATTTTAGGAAGGAAGGAAGCAATTAAACCGTGTTGATAAGCAATGGATTTGACTGTCTCTCGAAAAGCGATCTGATTATCAGCTGCTTCAAGTGCATAAGCATACTTAATGGTGATTTCTTGCTGTCCGGGTCCAGATTCAGGATAATACTGTTCTACAGTTATCCCTTGTTTATTCAAAGAGTCTATGATGTGGTTTATGACGTCATAATTAATATCCATTGAATATACTGACGCAAATAAAGTATTTTCTACTGGTTCCAGTCCATTATTTTCCTTTTTCAGTAGATAAAACTCATTTTCAAATGATGCCTTAACCTGTAAACCCTCTATATTTGCCTTATCAATCATTTTCTTTAAAAATCCTCTTGGACAGTATTCCCAAGCACTTGAATTTTTAAACATATCTCCCATTACCCGGCCCTG harbors:
- the hcp gene encoding hydroxylamine reductase; its protein translation is MFCYQCSQTARGTGCTIRGVCGKVPTVARMQDNLLFAIKGISAYLYHARELGYSDPEIDAFLEKGFYSTLTNVNFDPQKFVELALEAGRMNIKTMQLLKKAHIETYGEPVPTEVPVGAVKGPGIIATGHSLKALEELLKQTEGKGINVYTHSELLPAHGYPELKKYKHLVGQLGGPWFDQRETFSKYPVAILGTSNCVLIPKSEYEDRMFTSGVAELPGVQHLEDYDFTPVIEKALELGDLEEEPRDTVLTTGFGASTILSLAPKIKELVEAGKIKRFILVGGCDSPHPNAKYYTEFVENLPQDVVVLTLACGKYRFNDLDLGDIEGVPRLIDVGQCNDAIVAVDVAVALTELFGVELNELPLTIVCSWMEQKAVAILWSLLALDLKGIYLGPILPGWANDDILKVLVENYDLKAIGDPKEDIKEIMGS
- a CDS encoding 4-vinyl reductase is translated as MNSSNNEKYANNTQIELFASSTGIVAIKSPMRLKILSMLKNNELSFDQIVSNSGKVKSTVSSHLKKLVEDGIIDSKKDPKDARKKIFYIKSEYLGELSQVNPFKDEIENYVSSYLSKDGDPFEFFRLMFKTIRMGLISQGINIDPILHDAGIRVGKELYPQLADEKLDQFLGNIATFWDDHKLGRVEVKNIKPLEINVYDCFECRGLPNLGKPACSFDAGILKALFTEYFKNNVLVDETKCYAMGDDHCCFVIE
- a CDS encoding tRNA-specific adenosine deaminase, giving the protein MKKDDFYFMDEAIKESELGLKNGGIPIGSVLVKNSQIIGRGHNRRVQNSSVILHAEMSCFENAGRLKAEDYQQCTLYSTLSPCEMCSGAILLYKIPKVVIGENENFRGPEDYLKGNGVNLVNLDLEYCKLMLGNFIQENPRLWQEDICIEKKKF
- a CDS encoding ATP-dependent helicase (Hel112; monomeric form of the enzyme from Sulfolobus shows 3'-5' ATP-dependent helicase activity); this translates as MIEKQTKKYSDKEIYEILHPWVEKWFKDNFETFSESQKYAIPHIHSNENTLISSPTGSGKTLTAFLSIISELTTLAEKEKLEDKVYCIYISPLKALDNDIEKNLEKPLSEIEEISGRELGIRKAVRTGDTTQYQRSLMLKKPPHILITTPESLSILLCAPKFRDKLKDVKYVIVDEIHSLADNKRGVHLSLSLERLQNLAGRFTRIGLSATVHPLEKIAQFLVGYDYGKVRKCKIVDVNYLKKLDMKVLTPVKDIIESDPNETNIAMYNLLDDLISSHKTTLIFTNTRSGTESVSFNLKNRFEDRYNDENVMAHHSSLSKELRLEAENKLKKGELKVVVSSTSLELGIDIGYIDLVILLSSPKSVSRALQRIGRSGHRLHDKSKGRLIVVDRDDLVECSLILKNALEGKIDEINIPQNCLDVLSQHIYGMAIEDKWDIDNAFYLIKSSYCFRNLTENDYLSVLSYLAGEYTSLEDRYVYAKIWVDYDQNMFGKRGKLARMLYSTNIGTIPDRSAAVVKWKDQIVGRVEEDFMEKLRKGDTFVLGGRIYRFNYARGMVVNVTPSSGPPTIPSWFSEQLPLAFDLAVSIQRFRSIMEGKFRYGRTKEEIIDFIHEYLYVDFNSANSIYNYFQEQYLYAQIPSLKNLLIEFYTGFGNRKFVVFHTLFGRRVNDALSRAVAYIIARKYRRDVMISVSDNGFYLSSEGKIGGLESFSELSSENIEEILTEAIDKTETLAGRFRHCAGRSLMILRRYKGKEKSVSKQQVKGKILLSFIKEIDKNFSILKEARREVMEDYMDVKNAKKVLELIETGKMEINQIDTKIPSPFAFNLVAQSYLDVLKYEERMEFIKRMHQAIINEISTKNP
- a CDS encoding phosphoesterase — encoded protein: MKDEIYNAKIIDLAILIENNLIISDLHLGYEQALNAEGVMVPKFQYEKIITRLEEIFSRINLEKVNTIIINGDLKHEFGKISKQEWKEVLNFLEFLKKNFREIILIKGNHDNFTRFIAKKCDLEVHETYSIGNYVLMHGHKLPPNPEEFEDFIIIIGHEHPCIGLRSGERLEKIKCFLKGEWKEIKLIVMPSFNFVTEGSDILHEKLLSPFLDLKSMQEFEVFAVENFEIFHFNKIKDILSFNDDFYP
- a CDS encoding PBS lyase → MSDSKVIDDNELQTLINNLKNPDSNVRKESVDKLGETKDKRIIEPLISVLNDENHQVRFKAAESLGGMGEPAVEPLIKTLKECEGESKRFVTFALKKIGDANVVDHLIQSLNDEDWGVRKVAARSLGELGDKRAVEPLFEALNDEDWGVQLAALRSLGDLGDERAIDPIKKARRKGDKDFKKAANKALKKIGKK
- a CDS encoding glutamine synthetase, which gives rise to MGDHAMNKKNKENIPSDINFLRIVWCDNANTIRGKLINFRSSDETEVYTSISEAQQAVPIMYDGPVPEAGLTPVGEIYLKGDLESFVPLSYAPGQGRVMGDMFKNSSAWEYCPRGFLKKMIDKANIEGLQVKASFENEFYLLKKENNGLEPVENTLFASVYSMDINYDVINHIIDSLNKQGITVEQYYPESGPGQQEITIKYAYALEAADNQIAFRETVKSIAYQHGLIASFLPKIDLNRAGSGCHLHLSIWNEGKNVLYDKNTELKLSDTAQRFIAGIIHHLPSLMAITTPIPNSYHRIEPQSWCGAFQCWGFDNREAAIRVVTEVDQTIKHFEVKTLDASSNPYLALGAIIAAGLDGVENKLELTKPVQVDPVNLNKDNITNSEIKPLPSSLKEAITHFKKDKIIMDAMGENLSKAYLAVKKAEYEFFKNLKFEEEVNILLDRY